The genomic segment TGAAGGAGTTCAAATATGCTTTCAAGAACAAGAAGGGACAGACCGTCACAGAAACAAAGACCTACACCCCGCAGAGCTTTTATAAAGAAGTGGTTGGCGGACCAATCAACGGCACGTTCATCATGGTTATGAACGACCCGCGCCATGAGTATTACAAGACCTACGAGGTGGATCTGGACCGCCACGTATATGACGGACACAACTGGAAATATCTCAACCTGCCGATGGAAGAAATCGAGAAGCTCGCCATCGCATCCATCAAGGACAACACCAAGCTCTACAGCTCTTACGACGTGGGTAAGCAGTCAGACCGTCAGAAGGGTTACGGCGACGTGAACCTCTACGACTACGGAACGCTCTTCAACACCACTTTCAAGATGGACAAGGCACAGCGCATCGCTACGTTCGACAGCGGTTCTACTCACGCCATGACGCTCACCGCCGTGGACCTCGATGCCAACGGCAACCCGAAAAAATGGAAAGTGGAGAACTCTTGGGGACCCAACTCCGGACAGGGTGGCTGCATGATTATGTCGGCACAGTGGTTCCGCGAGTACATGTTCCGCCTCGTGGTTGACAACAAGTACGTTCCCGAGAACATCATGAAGATGTATCAGCAGAAACCCACCATGCTGACACACGACGATCCTCTCTTCTCAGAAGACAATTAATAAATAGGTATATCACACGAAAGCGGATGGGCTGATACTCGTCCGCTTTCGTAAATTTCAACCTGCAGAGGCTGTTTGTGACGGAATTATAAGGCATCTTGATATGAAAATGATGAAGCAGAAATACTCAGTCATCGTACTGTTCTTACTCATATTGGCATCGGGCGCGACCAGTTTTCAGAGCTATCAGTCAACCCGCTCGTTGGTCACCCGTGACATGGAGCGAGCCTTGGCGCTGACGTTGAAAGAGCAGCAGAGCAACGTCATCAGTGCCGACACGATACAGTTGTTCAACAACAACCTGCTCCTGGAGCAGCTCAAAGGGAAAGCGGAACTGGCGGTCGATACCCGTCAGCAGGACTTCCGTTGCTATGCCAAGTGCTCGGCAGGCACCGTTTTTTCACTTTCCGACCAGCGTCCAGCCTCAATTTTGTGGGCGGCAGCCATGCTCTGGGGCTTCTATTGCTTCTATAGGCGGCGGAAAGATGTGTCGTCGGCTTTCCAACCCGTCTGTTGCTATGGCGGACTGGGGCTGTCAGAAGCCGATGGCAGGTTTTATGATGCGGAAGGCAATCGTGTGAATCTCACCCCCATGCAGCAACAGTTGATGGAGATGTTCTTCCGTGTACCGTCTCACCGGCTGACAAAAACAGAGATTTGTGAGGCACTTTGGCCTAAAAAAGAAGATGCCAGCGAGACACTCTATACACTCATCCGACGATTGAAATCGGTCGTTGAACAGCATTCTGACCTGAAAATAGAGGTTGACAGAGGACGTGCTTACGAGTTGAAAATCAAGTAGATGGCTCGTTGTCAGTAAGATGTCAGACAATTGTCAGGCATTTTTTTCGACCGTCAGAAACACTCTTCATACTTTTGCACCAAAAAGGCAAGACAAGTATGAAGAGATTTTTGTTTATCATGATGCTCTCGGTTGGCATTTCAGCCGTGGCACAGGAAGTGAAAGAAGGGGAGACCCTGAGTGAAGTTACCGTCAAGGGAGCCCGCGTCGTACAGCGCATAGACGGGCAAACCATCTATCCCACGCAGCAGCAGTTGGCTGCGTCAACAAACGGCTACTCACTCTTGTCGAAACTCACGCTGCCGCATATTCGCATCGACCCGGTCATGCACACCGTCACGGCTCTGTCAAATACGGGGAGCGTGCAGGTGCGCATCAACGATATTGTCGCTACGCGCGAAGACCTGCTCGCCCTTACCGTCAATGATGTGCGGCGCGTGGAATATATCGACAACCCAGGGCTGCGCTACGGAGAGGATGTCGCCTATGTCGTCAACCTGATTGTGAAGAAGTCGCTCGGCGGCTATATCATCGGAGCGGATTTGACCAACACCCTTACTGCGGTCAATGGAAATGAGACGCTTTATGGCAAGTTCAATCACCGGAAAAGTGAGTTCGGGGCTTCCTATACGCTCGACTACTATCGCTACACAGGGATGGAGCAAGACGAACAGGCGGCTTACGAAATGGAGACGGGCAGCATCTCGCGTGTACACCGCCGGATTCTGGATGGTTCGAGGAGCCGTCTCGCCCACAACGGACAGCTCTCCTACAGCCTCACAGACTCCAATGATGTGTTCCAGGCGAAACTGAATGCCAGCCATCTGCTTCGTCCCAGCCATACCCACATCACCTGGCAGACCGATGCGGACATCTATTCCGAGCATGATTTCTCGCGGATGTTCTCTCCCTCGCTTGATATTTATTATCAACACACTTTCAAGCGGCATGCTTCCTTGACCGCCAATATCGTCGGTACACACATATACACCAACAGTCAGGAGGAGAACAATGAGGGTGGCGCCTATCAGTATGCCACACGCGGAAGGACATGGGCGCTGTGGGGAGAGACCATCTATGAGAATCGTCTGAAGCCGTTCACGCTCTCTGCCGGCTTGCAATATGCCCTGCGATATGTAAACAATGTGTATGAAGGGGCGACGAATGCCGTCAATCACATGCATTCATCCACAGCCTATCTGTTCGGACAGTTGAAGGGAAATCTTGGCAAGTGGACCTATCTCGTGGGCTTGGGCGCCAGCAGACTACGCTATCATCAGGCAGCCGTCCGCTATCATTTTTGGCTCTTCCGTCCGAAATTCTCAATAGCCTATCCGCTGGCAGAGCGTCTGAAAGTGAAATATGACTTCGAAATCTCTCAGCATGTTTCCCAGATAGCGCTCGTGAGCGATGTCAGCATCAAGCAGAATGCCTATGAAACGCTCGTTGGAAATCCTTCCATCCGCCCCGTTCGCAGGACAACACACAGCCTTTCGCTGACCTATTCTGCTCCACGGCTGACCGCACAGCTGCAGGGATACTACCGCTTGAATGCACATTGCAACATGGAAAAATATATCCGGGAGAACGGGCACTTCTTCAAGACACAGAGCAGTGCAGACAATTCCTGTAACTTCTTCTTTATACAAAGCAATAACCGCCTGGACTTGATACCCGAACATCTTTCCTTAAACATCTATGGAGGCATCTATCGTTTCTTCAACAACGGGGACGGATACCGACACACCTACACGTCGTTCAATGGCGGTGTCGGCATGAACGCCTATCTCGGCAGGTGGACACTCGGGGCTTACGCCGACAACGGTTGGAATTTCATGGAGGGTGAACATCGGGGTCATCAGGCTCCGGCGTGGTATTTCACGGCATCGTATCGCATGAAGCGGCTCACCGTCTCTCTCTACGCACAACATCTTTTCAGTGCCCATCCACTTTCAGCAAGGACGGAGGTGGTCAGCCAATATGTGAAAAAGGATGTGTGGACGCGTCAGGCTGATTTCGGAAACATGTTCACGCTGAACTTCTCATGGACGCTGTCGTCGGGAAAGAAATACCGGGAAGTGCAGCGCACGATGAACCATCAGGACACGGACACGGGAATCCTGAAGTAACCGAAGTCGGCGACGGCAAGATGTCACTATAGGAATCCATGCAAAAACTCCCTCCCTTACAGGAAAGTAGGGGAGGGAGTCTTCTCTATTTGTAAGGAGCGATACTCATTTTCTTATTTCTTCTCCATATAATATTTCAAGCCTTTCTGCACGTTTTTGATGACAGCGTCTGATGAGTAGGTGGCACCTGTCACCACGTCCACATTGGCTTTCACAGCTTTTTTCACCGTCATGCCGTTCCATTTGTCGAGCAGGGTTTTCTTCACGCGATGGAAATATTTGGGAGTCTCGTCGTTGGCGAGTGCCTCAATCTTTACGATTTTGTTTTTCTCAATATAGATTTTCAGCGGCGTTGCTCCGTTATATCCTTCGATGTTCTTACCGATGGTGGTGGTATTGATGATGGTCGTCTTTCCCTCCTTGGTGATGACGTTGTCCCCAGGCATCGCACTCATGCAGAATACTGCCGTCAGTGCGAGGGAAAAAGTTCTGATAATTCCTTTTTTCATGGTCTTCGTAGTTTATTTGTTATCCGGTGCGAAGGTAAGCATTTTTTTGAGAAACCGAAAAGAAATTCCGGTTTCTCTCCTCAAAATACCTACTTTATAGTAGTTCTATACCAGTCGTTTCACCCACTGTTCGCGTTCGCCGGGCAGCAGATCTACGACCGGAATCTCAATCATCGTGTAGCATCCCGGCTGCTGTCGCATGGAGGCGCGTGCCACGTTGACGAGCACCTGTCCGGTGAGGGCGGGATTGTTGATGCTCATGTTGAACTCGAAACGCTGGTTTTGTGTCTGTCCCGACACGCCTTTGCGCACGAGATTGACCCCGTGTCCCATATCTTGCAGGCTATCTACGTCTTCCACTTGGAACACATGTGTCTCGTCGTGTGCGAAATAGGGGTCTGCCTTGATGGCTTTCTCCACATCTTCCAGCCGTGCGCCTTCTTCCAGTTCCACATACACCATGCGGCGATGGATGCCTTCGCCGAGGGGAATCGTCACGGAGAGCGCTTCCCTTACGCCTTCTTTCGAGCGGACACAGACGCTGTGTCCCATCGACATGCCCGGTCCGAAATTGGTGTATGACAGACCTTTCGGCGCAAGGCTCTCAATGAGTGTGCGCACCACGGAGTCGCTGCCCGGGTCCCATCCGGCAGCGATGACGCTCACCCTGCCGGTCTTTTTGCATAGTTCGTCCATTCGTTGGCGGTAGCCGCTGATTTCCGTATGTATGTCGAACGAGTCCACGGTGTTGATGCCGAGCGGCAGAATCTGCTGTGCATACTCCTCGCATGAGCGTGTCGGCGTTGCCAATATTGCTACGTCCACGTCTTTCAGTTCGCGGATATCGCTCACCACGTCGTAGCGGGCGAGTTCCTGTGGCTTGTTTTCTGCTCCGTGACGGCGCACGATGCCCGCCACCTCAAAGTCGTCGGCTGCTTCCAGCGCTTGCAGTGCGAAGCGTCCGATGTTGCCGTAACCCACGACGGCTGCTCTGATTTTCTTCATGGTTTTATTTGGTTTTTGTAGTTTTGTGATTATTCTTTGATTTCCTTACCTCTCAGGATGACGCGCCGGATGATGGGCATCGTGTAAGCGTAGGGGATGAAGTCGATGGACGGGATGGGCTCTGTCACGATGAGGTTGGCGACCTTGCCGCGTGTGATGCTTCCGAAGTCGTTGCTGACGTCCATTGCTGCTGCCGTGTTGATGGTGGCAGCATTGATGGCTTCGGCAGGCATAAGGCGCATCTTGATGCACGCCAGTGACACGATGAACTTCATGTCGCCCGATGGGGTGGAGCCAGGGTTGTAGTCGCTGGCTGTTGCCACGGCGAGTCCTGCATCAATCATCTTTCGTGCCGGTGCGAATGGCATGTTGAGGAAGAACGATGTGCCGGGGAGTGCCGTCGGCATGGTGTTGCTCTGCCGGAACAGTTCGATGTCGCGGTCGGTCATCGCTTCGAGGTGATCGACGGAGAGGGCACCGTGTTTGACTGCCACCTCTACGCCGCCCGAATCGGCGAGTTCCTGTCCGTGGATCTTTGCCCGCAAACCGTATTTGGCACCAGCTTCGAGCAGTTGTGATGTCTCCTCGGGAGTGAAGAAGCCACGGTCGCAAAATACATCGATGAAATCGGCAAGTCCTTCAGCAGCCACGGCAGGCAGCATGTCGCGGATGATATGCTCCACGTATTCAGCCTGTCTGCCGGCGTATGCCCGTCCTACGGCATGTGCGCCGAGGAAGGTGGCGCGCACTTCGATGGGCGACGTCTCCTTGATGCGGCGTATGACGCGCAGCATCTTCAGTTCGTCTTCGAGTGTCAGTCCGTATCCGCTTTTGATTTCCACGCAGCCCGTTCCCTTATGAATGATTTCGTTCACGCGGCGCATGGCTTGTCCGTACAACTCCTCCTCACTCAGTTCGTGCAGCCGGTCGGCAGAGTTGAGGATGCCTCCACCTCGGCGGGCAATGTCTTCGTAGGACAGTCCCCGAATCTTGTCAACGAACTCTCCCTCGCGGCTTCCGGCATAGACGATGTGTGTGTGAGAGTCGCAGAACGACGGCAGCACCGTGCCGCCTTGTGCATCGATGGTCGTGTCATATTCGCCATTTGCCGCTTCGCATTTGCCGTTCGTCGCTTCTCCGAAATCCTTGATGCGTCCGTCTTCGATGGTGAGCCATGCGTTGGAGATGGTTTCCAGATGAGCCATCTCTTCTCCGCACAGGCGTTTCTTTCCGGCAGGCAGTATTCCCGCCAGTGTCCCGATATTCTTGATTAGTGTTTTACTCATATTCGCTTGTTTTTCTGCAAAAGTACATATTTTTTTGTAATCAGCAGCAAAAGTACTTCAAAAAGAGTTATGGCTGGGAGGGCTGGGTGTTTTTGGGGGCTGGGAACTCTGGAGTAAAAAAGTAAAAAGGTGAAATCGCCAAATAAACGTTGTTTTTTATTAATTCAGTTTAATGGCGGTTGCCTTTTTCTTCCAGTTAGAAATAAAACATTACTTTTGCAGTGCGTAAAGACTAATATATGCGGAGATATTTTTTATTAGTAATGTTTTTGTTTGCTTGCGTTCTGATATACGGACAGCGCAAGATAACCGTGCTCGACCTCGAGACGCATCTCCCGATTAAGGATGTGACGGTGCGGGTGGACAGCGCTCTGGTGCGCCGCACGAACTATGTCGGGCAGGTGGAGATTCCCTTGTCATTCCGCTACATCACGTTCACCCACATGAATTATTCGAAGGAAAGACTGGCGTTTGTCGAACTTACTGATACGATGTATATGCTGGCAAGGCGTTACCAGTTGGGCGAAGTGGTCGTGATGGGCATCAATCCTGACCTGAAAAAGAGTATGCAGCGGGCGCATGACAATATGAGAAACCAACCCATCATGAAGGGATTGGAATTCGATTTCGGACGGTTGCTCGACCGTCGTTGGCGGCGCGACCGCAAACACTACAGACAGGCACAAGAACTATTGCGCGAATGGGACCTGACGCCTTGACGCCCGGTCTCACTCACTTCACTTTTCGTAAAATCAGTGCAACAGTTTACTTCTTCTTGTTGAAAAGGGAGGCGATTCCCAGCAGGACAATGGCACCAACGACCGCCGTTCCCAGCTCGCCAATCCACGACGGATTAACCTGAATACCCAGCAGACCAAAGAGCCGTCCGCCGACGAAACCGCCGACGAGACCCAACAGCAGGTTGATGACACATCCGTAGCCACCGCCGCGCATCAGTTTGCCTGCCAACCAACCGGCGAGGATTCCTATGATAATAGAACCAACAATACCCATAATTTCTTTTAATTAAATGGTTTGAAACATCGCTGCAAAGATAATAAAATTGGTTGGACAGCAGCAGCCTATGGGTGGATTTTAATATTTTTGAAACAAAAAACAGGCGTTCCAAACGTGGAAATGCGTTTGTTAAGGGAAATTTTCATTACCTTTGCATGAACGAATGGGATATCGAAGATGATGAATATGCCTCCTTTCACAGCAACGCTTCTGCGCTGGTATGAGCAGCATGGTCGCAGCCTCCCGTGGCGGGCGGACAGCAATCCATATGCCATCTGGCTGAGCGAGATTATCTTGCAGCAGACGCGCATCGAACAGGGACTGCCCTATTGGGAGCGGTTCATGCAGCGTTTTCCCTCGGTGGAGGCGTTGGCAGCGGCTACGGAAGACGATGTGTTGCGCCTGTGGCAAGGGCTGGGCTATTACAGCAGGGCGCGAAACCTGCATGCGGCTGCGCGTCAGGTGGTGTCGGAAGGCGGATTCCCGCAGACCTATGAAGGGCTGCGGAGCCTGAAAGGGGTGGGCGACTATACGGCAGCAGCCATCGGCTCGTTTGCTTTCAATCTGCCCGTGGCTGCCGTCGATGGCAACGCCTATCGGGTGCTCGCTCGCCACTTCGGCATCGATACCCCCATCAACACCACGCATGGAAAGCGGCTCTTTGCTGAACTGGCGCAATCACTCTTGCCCGAACGGCAGGCAGCCGATTTCAATCAGGCGATGATGGACTTCGGAGCGACGTGGTGTACCCCCTCGTCGCCGCAGTGT from the Prevotella sp. Rep29 genome contains:
- the hutI gene encoding imidazolonepropionase, producing MSKTLIKNIGTLAGILPAGKKRLCGEEMAHLETISNAWLTIEDGRIKDFGEATNGKCEAANGEYDTTIDAQGGTVLPSFCDSHTHIVYAGSREGEFVDKIRGLSYEDIARRGGGILNSADRLHELSEEELYGQAMRRVNEIIHKGTGCVEIKSGYGLTLEDELKMLRVIRRIKETSPIEVRATFLGAHAVGRAYAGRQAEYVEHIIRDMLPAVAAEGLADFIDVFCDRGFFTPEETSQLLEAGAKYGLRAKIHGQELADSGGVEVAVKHGALSVDHLEAMTDRDIELFRQSNTMPTALPGTSFFLNMPFAPARKMIDAGLAVATASDYNPGSTPSGDMKFIVSLACIKMRLMPAEAINAATINTAAAMDVSNDFGSITRGKVANLIVTEPIPSIDFIPYAYTMPIIRRVILRGKEIKE
- a CDS encoding FMN-binding protein; the encoded protein is MKKGIIRTFSLALTAVFCMSAMPGDNVITKEGKTTIINTTTIGKNIEGYNGATPLKIYIEKNKIVKIEALANDETPKYFHRVKKTLLDKWNGMTVKKAVKANVDVVTGATYSSDAVIKNVQKGLKYYMEKK
- a CDS encoding diaminopimelate dehydrogenase, which produces MKKIRAAVVGYGNIGRFALQALEAADDFEVAGIVRRHGAENKPQELARYDVVSDIRELKDVDVAILATPTRSCEEYAQQILPLGINTVDSFDIHTEISGYRQRMDELCKKTGRVSVIAAGWDPGSDSVVRTLIESLAPKGLSYTNFGPGMSMGHSVCVRSKEGVREALSVTIPLGEGIHRRMVYVELEEGARLEDVEKAIKADPYFAHDETHVFQVEDVDSLQDMGHGVNLVRKGVSGQTQNQRFEFNMSINNPALTGQVLVNVARASMRQQPGCYTMIEIPVVDLLPGEREQWVKRLV
- a CDS encoding GlsB/YeaQ/YmgE family stress response membrane protein, with the translated sequence MGIVGSIIIGILAGWLAGKLMRGGGYGCVINLLLGLVGGFVGGRLFGLLGIQVNPSWIGELGTAVVGAIVLLGIASLFNKKK
- a CDS encoding TonB-dependent receptor, with the translated sequence MKRFLFIMMLSVGISAVAQEVKEGETLSEVTVKGARVVQRIDGQTIYPTQQQLAASTNGYSLLSKLTLPHIRIDPVMHTVTALSNTGSVQVRINDIVATREDLLALTVNDVRRVEYIDNPGLRYGEDVAYVVNLIVKKSLGGYIIGADLTNTLTAVNGNETLYGKFNHRKSEFGASYTLDYYRYTGMEQDEQAAYEMETGSISRVHRRILDGSRSRLAHNGQLSYSLTDSNDVFQAKLNASHLLRPSHTHITWQTDADIYSEHDFSRMFSPSLDIYYQHTFKRHASLTANIVGTHIYTNSQEENNEGGAYQYATRGRTWALWGETIYENRLKPFTLSAGLQYALRYVNNVYEGATNAVNHMHSSTAYLFGQLKGNLGKWTYLVGLGASRLRYHQAAVRYHFWLFRPKFSIAYPLAERLKVKYDFEISQHVSQIALVSDVSIKQNAYETLVGNPSIRPVRRTTHSLSLTYSAPRLTAQLQGYYRLNAHCNMEKYIRENGHFFKTQSSADNSCNFFFIQSNNRLDLIPEHLSLNIYGGIYRFFNNGDGYRHTYTSFNGGVGMNAYLGRWTLGAYADNGWNFMEGEHRGHQAPAWYFTASYRMKRLTVSLYAQHLFSAHPLSARTEVVSQYVKKDVWTRQADFGNMFTLNFSWTLSSGKKYREVQRTMNHQDTDTGILK
- the mutY gene encoding A/G-specific adenine glycosylase, whose protein sequence is MPPFTATLLRWYEQHGRSLPWRADSNPYAIWLSEIILQQTRIEQGLPYWERFMQRFPSVEALAAATEDDVLRLWQGLGYYSRARNLHAAARQVVSEGGFPQTYEGLRSLKGVGDYTAAAIGSFAFNLPVAAVDGNAYRVLARHFGIDTPINTTHGKRLFAELAQSLLPERQAADFNQAMMDFGATWCTPSSPQCASCPFVETCEALHSKRVAELPVKLRKTKIKTRHLSYIYIMCKGEIAIRRRPSGDIWQGLWEVPVVEEGRSVLTSSGIYPTECAILLKKGVHHVLTHRILIADFYLLELPERLPLPDEYVWIPESAFDDYAKPRLMELLLETLSTYRKGNSL
- a CDS encoding helix-turn-helix domain-containing protein → MKMMKQKYSVIVLFLLILASGATSFQSYQSTRSLVTRDMERALALTLKEQQSNVISADTIQLFNNNLLLEQLKGKAELAVDTRQQDFRCYAKCSAGTVFSLSDQRPASILWAAAMLWGFYCFYRRRKDVSSAFQPVCCYGGLGLSEADGRFYDAEGNRVNLTPMQQQLMEMFFRVPSHRLTKTEICEALWPKKEDASETLYTLIRRLKSVVEQHSDLKIEVDRGRAYELKIK